One Paralichthys olivaceus isolate ysfri-2021 chromosome 8, ASM2471397v2, whole genome shotgun sequence genomic region harbors:
- the LOC109637731 gene encoding solute carrier family 22 member 7-like, with protein MRFENILTDINGFGRFQITIIAISFLGRFTLPCHFMLNNFIAAVPSHHCDISSLDDGGIFRNLSQAEKLIVGVPVQEDGTPSSCQMFTDPQYHLLRNSSNVADLPTVSCQNGWVYDHSTFKSTITSQWDLVCDRRSKNKATATIFFIGVMFGALTFGGLSDRFGRRIMLLVSYVFAMLFAVTSAFSSSYVMFAVLRFFTGFSITGIILVSTAISVEWVDVEHRKLVGVVDSLSWTFGNILFAAIGYFVTDWRWLVVSVTSPLIVAIVSWRWMPESARWLIANGKLEQAQVYLKRCATVNQREKLIHSLKTETLSTIVVTEKRNRTYSYIDLIRTPKMRKLVLSTGIVWFCVAITFYGISFNITGFKLNIYLTQFTYAVIEIPAKLCVYYLLDKIGRRCTEVGSLLMVAACLGINIMVPKDMSVFRTVVAVVGKGFSSASFSTIVLYSSELYPTVLRQNGMGYNSSMARVGVAVTPFILLLDDVWRDLPQVVLCSAAVLGAIVARTLAETRNKCLAETIEDIEGSSS; from the exons ATGAGGTTTGAGAACAtcctcactgacatcaatggaTTTGGAAGATTTCAGATAACAATCATTGCAATCAGCTTCCTCGGCCGCTTCACGCTGCCCTGCCACTTCATGCTGAACAACTTCATAGCAGCTGTGCCCTCTCACCACTGTGACATCAGCTCGCTGGATGACGGAGGTATTTTTAGGAATTTGTCGCAGGCAGAGAAACTTATTGTTGGTGTTCCGGTCCAGGAGGATGGGACTCCAAGCTCCTGTCAGATGTTCACAGACCCGCAGTATCATCTGTTGCGCAACTCCTCCAACGTTGCCGACCTTCCCACAGTGTCATGCCAGAATGGATGGGTGTACGATCACAGCACCTTCAAATCTACTATTACCTCACAG TGGGACCTGGTATGTGACAGAAGAAGTAAAAACAAGGCGACTGCTACCATCTTCTTTATTGGGGTGATGTTTGGAGCTCTGACTTTTGGAGGTTTGAGTGACAG GTTTGGCCGCAGGATCATGCTGCTGGTGTCCTACGTGTTTGCGATGCTGTTTGCTGTCACGAGTGCTTTTTCTTCATCCTATGTGATGTTCGCTGTGCTGAGGTTCTTCACGGGATTCAGCATCACTGGCATCATCCTTGTCTCAACAGCCATCA gCGTGGAGTGGGTGGATGTTGAGCACAGAAAACTGGTGGGAGTGGTGGACAGCTTATCTTGGACCTTTGGAAACATATTGTTTGCAGCTATCGGCTACTTTGTGACTGACTGGCGTTGGCTTGTTGTTAGCGTCACATCTCCTCTAATCGTGGCCATTGTCAGCTGGAG GTGGATGCCAGAGTCGGCCAGGTGGCTCATTGCTAATGGAAAGCTGGAGCAAGCGCAGGTCTATCTGAAAAGATGTGCCACAGTGAACCAAAGGGAGAAGCTGATTCACTCACTTAAAACAGAG acACTTTCAACGAttgtggtgacagagaaaagaaatcgaACATATTCCTACATTGATCTGATACGAACACCCAAGATGAGGAAACTGGTCCTCAGTACTGGCATAGTGTG GTTTTGTGTAGCAATTACATTTTACGGTATCAGCTTCAACATCACAGGCTTCAAGCTCAATATCTACCTGACTCAGTTCACCTATGCTGTTATTGAGATCCCAGCCAAACTATGCGTCTACTATTTACTGGATAAGATAGGCAGGAGATGCACAGAGGTGGGATCTCTACTGATGGTCGCTGCCTGTCTAGGAATCAACATCATGGTACCTAAAG ATATGTCCGTCTTCAGAACAGTGGTGGCAGTCGTTGGAAAAGGGTTTTCTTCAGCATCCTTTTCAACAATTGTGCTCTACAGCTCTGAGCTCTATCCCACTGTTTTGAG ACAGAATGGGATGGGCTACAACTCCTCCATGGCTCGAGTTGGTGTAGCTGTGACTCCTTTCATCCTCTTACTGGATGACGTCTGGAGGGATCTGCCACAAGTCGTCCTGTGCTCTGCGGCTGTACTTGGGGCAATAGTGGCAAGAACACTGGCAGAGACACGCAACAAGTGCCTGGCAGAGACCATAGAGGACATAGAAGGCAGCAGTAGTTAA
- the LOC138411128 gene encoding solute carrier family 22 member 7-like isoform X3, with the protein MRFENILTDINGFGRFQITIIAISFLGRFTLPCHFMLNNFIAAVPSHHCDISSLDDGGIFRNLSQAEKLIVGVPVQEDGTPSSCQMFTEPQYHLLRNSSNVADLPTVSCQNGWVYDHSTFKSTITSQWDLVCDRRGKNKATATIFFIGVMFGALTFGGLSDRFGRRIMLLVSYVFAMLFAVTSAFSSSYVMFAVLRFFTGFSITGIILVSTAISVEWVDVEHRKLVGVVDSLSWTFGNILFAAIGYFVTDWRWLVVSVTSPLIAAIVSWRWMPESARWLIANGKLEQAQVYLKRCATVNQREKLIHSLKTETLSTIVVTEKRNRTYSYIDLIRTPKMRKLVLSTGIVWFCVATTLYGISFNITGFKLNIYLTQFTYAVIEIPAKLCVYYLLDKIGRRCTEVGSLLMVAACLGINIMVPKEQWWQSLEKGFLQHPFQQLCSTALSSIPLF; encoded by the exons ATGAGGTTTGAGAACAtcctcactgacatcaatggaTTTGGAAGATTTCAGATAACAATCATTGCAATCAGCTTCCTCGGCCGCTTCACGCTGCCCTGCCACTTCATGCTGAACAACTTCATAGCAGCTGTGCCCTCTCACCACTGTGACATCAGCTCGCTGGATGACGGAGGTATTTTTAGGAATTTGTCGCAGGCAGAGAAACTTATTGTTGGTGTTCCGGTCCAGGAGGATGGGACTCCGAGCTCCTGTCAGATGTTCACAGAGCCGCAGTATCATCTGTTGCGCAACTCCTCCAACGTTGCCGACCTTCCCACAGTGTCATGCCAGAATGGATGGGTGTACGATCACAGCACCTTCAAATCTACTATTACCTCACAG TGGGACCTGGTATGTGACAGAAGAGGTAAAAACAAGGCGACTGCTACCATCTTCTTTATTGGGGTGATGTTTGGAGCTCTGACTTTTGGAGGTTTGAGTGACAG GTTTGGCCGCAGGATCATGCTGCTGGTGTCCTACGTGTTTGCGATGCTGTTTGCTGTCACGAGTGCTTTTTCTTCATCCTATGTGATGTTCGCTGTGCTGAGGTTCTTCACGGGATTCAGCATCACTGGCATCATCCTTGTCTCAACAGCCATCA gCGTGGAGTGGGTGGATGTTGAGCACAGAAAACTGGTGGGAGTGGTGGACAGCTTATCTTGGACCTTTGGAAACATATTGTTTGCAGCTATCGGCTACTTTGTGACTGACTGGCGTTGGCTTGTTGTTAGCGTCACATCTCCTCTAATCGCGGCCATTGTCAGCTGGAG GTGGATGCCAGAGTCGGCCAGGTGGCTCATTGCTAATGGAAAGCTGGAGCAAGCGCAGGTCTATCTGAAAAGATGTGCCACAGTGAACCAAAGGGAGAAGCTGATTCACTCACTTAAAACAGAG acACTTTCAACGAttgtggtgacagagaaaagaaatcgaACATATTCCTACATTGATCTGATACGAACACCCAAGATGAGGAAACTGGTCCTCAGTACTGGCATAGTGTG GTTTTGTGTAGCAACTACACTTTACGGTATCAGCTTCAACATCACAGGCTTCAAGCTCAATATCTACCTGACTCAGTTCACCTATGCTGTTATTGAGATCCCAGCCAAACTATGCGTCTACTATTTACTGGATAAGATAGGCAGGAGATGCACAGAGGTGGGATCTCTACTGATGGTCGCTGCCTGTCTAGGAATCAACATCATGGTACCTAAAG AACAGTGGTGGCAGTCGTTGGAAAAGGGTTTTCTTCAGCATCCTTTTCAACAATTGTGCTCTACAGCTCTGAGCTCTATCCCACTGTTTTGA
- the LOC138411128 gene encoding solute carrier family 22 member 7-like isoform X1 gives MRFENILTDINGFGRFQITIIAISFLGRFTLPCHFMLNNFIAAVPSHHCDISSLDDGGIFRNLSQAEKLIVGVPVQEDGTPSSCQMFTEPQYHLLRNSSNVADLPTVSCQNGWVYDHSTFKSTITSQWDLVCDRRGKNKATATIFFIGVMFGALTFGGLSDRFGRRIMLLVSYVFAMLFAVTSAFSSSYVMFAVLRFFTGFSITGIILVSTAISVEWVDVEHRKLVGVVDSLSWTFGNILFAAIGYFVTDWRWLVVSVTSPLIAAIVSWRWMPESARWLIANGKLEQAQVYLKRCATVNQREKLIHSLKTETLSTIVVTEKRNRTYSYIDLIRTPKMRKLVLSTGIVWFCVATTLYGISFNITGFKLNIYLTQFTYAVIEIPAKLCVYYLLDKIGRRCTEVGSLLMVAACLGINIMVPKDMSVFRTVVAVVGKGFSSASFSTIVLYSSELYPTVLRQNGMGYNSFMARLGVAVAPFTLLLDDVWRDLPQVVLCSAAVLGAIVARTLAETRNKCLAETIEDIEGSSS, from the exons ATGAGGTTTGAGAACAtcctcactgacatcaatggaTTTGGAAGATTTCAGATAACAATCATTGCAATCAGCTTCCTCGGCCGCTTCACGCTGCCCTGCCACTTCATGCTGAACAACTTCATAGCAGCTGTGCCCTCTCACCACTGTGACATCAGCTCGCTGGATGACGGAGGTATTTTTAGGAATTTGTCGCAGGCAGAGAAACTTATTGTTGGTGTTCCGGTCCAGGAGGATGGGACTCCGAGCTCCTGTCAGATGTTCACAGAGCCGCAGTATCATCTGTTGCGCAACTCCTCCAACGTTGCCGACCTTCCCACAGTGTCATGCCAGAATGGATGGGTGTACGATCACAGCACCTTCAAATCTACTATTACCTCACAG TGGGACCTGGTATGTGACAGAAGAGGTAAAAACAAGGCGACTGCTACCATCTTCTTTATTGGGGTGATGTTTGGAGCTCTGACTTTTGGAGGTTTGAGTGACAG GTTTGGCCGCAGGATCATGCTGCTGGTGTCCTACGTGTTTGCGATGCTGTTTGCTGTCACGAGTGCTTTTTCTTCATCCTATGTGATGTTCGCTGTGCTGAGGTTCTTCACGGGATTCAGCATCACTGGCATCATCCTTGTCTCAACAGCCATCA gCGTGGAGTGGGTGGATGTTGAGCACAGAAAACTGGTGGGAGTGGTGGACAGCTTATCTTGGACCTTTGGAAACATATTGTTTGCAGCTATCGGCTACTTTGTGACTGACTGGCGTTGGCTTGTTGTTAGCGTCACATCTCCTCTAATCGCGGCCATTGTCAGCTGGAG GTGGATGCCAGAGTCGGCCAGGTGGCTCATTGCTAATGGAAAGCTGGAGCAAGCGCAGGTCTATCTGAAAAGATGTGCCACAGTGAACCAAAGGGAGAAGCTGATTCACTCACTTAAAACAGAG acACTTTCAACGAttgtggtgacagagaaaagaaatcgaACATATTCCTACATTGATCTGATACGAACACCCAAGATGAGGAAACTGGTCCTCAGTACTGGCATAGTGTG GTTTTGTGTAGCAACTACACTTTACGGTATCAGCTTCAACATCACAGGCTTCAAGCTCAATATCTACCTGACTCAGTTCACCTATGCTGTTATTGAGATCCCAGCCAAACTATGCGTCTACTATTTACTGGATAAGATAGGCAGGAGATGCACAGAGGTGGGATCTCTACTGATGGTCGCTGCCTGTCTAGGAATCAACATCATGGTACCTAAAG ATATGTCCGTCTTCAGAACAGTGGTGGCAGTCGTTGGAAAAGGGTTTTCTTCAGCATCCTTTTCAACAATTGTGCTCTACAGCTCTGAGCTCTATCCCACTGTTTTGAG ACAGAATGGGATGGGCTACAACTCCTTCATGGCTCGACTTGGTGTAGCTGTGGCTCCTTTCACCCTCTTACTGGATGACGTCTGGAGGGATCTGCCACAAGTTGTCCTGTGCTCTGCGGCTGTACTCGGGGCAATAGTGGCAAGAACACTGGCAGAGACACGCAACAAGTGCCTGGCAGAGACCATAGAGGACATAGAAGGCAGCAGTAGTTAA
- the LOC138411128 gene encoding solute carrier family 22 member 7-like isoform X2, with protein sequence MRFENILTDINGFGRFQITIIAISFLGRFTLPCHFMLNNFIAAVPSHHCDISSLDDGGIFRNLSQAEKLIVGVPVQEDGTPSSCQMFTEPQYHLLRNSSNVADLPTVSCQNGWVYDHSTFKSTITSQWDLVCDRRGKNKATATIFFIGVMFGALTFGGLSDRFGRRIMLLVSYVFAMLFAVTSAFSSSYVMFAVLRFFTGFSITGIILVSTAISVEWVDVEHRKLVGVVDSLSWTFGNILFAAIGYFVTDWRWLVVSVTSPLIAAIVSWRWMPESARWLIANGKLEQAQVYLKRCATVNQREKLIHSLKTETLSTIVVTEKRNRTYSYIDLIRTPKMRKLVLSTGIVWFCVATTLYGISFNITGFKLNIYLTQFTYAVIEIPAKLCVYYLLDKIGRRCTEVGSLLMVAACLGINIMVPKDMSVFRTVVAVVGKGFSSASFSTIVLYSSELYPTVLRMGWATTPSWLDLV encoded by the exons ATGAGGTTTGAGAACAtcctcactgacatcaatggaTTTGGAAGATTTCAGATAACAATCATTGCAATCAGCTTCCTCGGCCGCTTCACGCTGCCCTGCCACTTCATGCTGAACAACTTCATAGCAGCTGTGCCCTCTCACCACTGTGACATCAGCTCGCTGGATGACGGAGGTATTTTTAGGAATTTGTCGCAGGCAGAGAAACTTATTGTTGGTGTTCCGGTCCAGGAGGATGGGACTCCGAGCTCCTGTCAGATGTTCACAGAGCCGCAGTATCATCTGTTGCGCAACTCCTCCAACGTTGCCGACCTTCCCACAGTGTCATGCCAGAATGGATGGGTGTACGATCACAGCACCTTCAAATCTACTATTACCTCACAG TGGGACCTGGTATGTGACAGAAGAGGTAAAAACAAGGCGACTGCTACCATCTTCTTTATTGGGGTGATGTTTGGAGCTCTGACTTTTGGAGGTTTGAGTGACAG GTTTGGCCGCAGGATCATGCTGCTGGTGTCCTACGTGTTTGCGATGCTGTTTGCTGTCACGAGTGCTTTTTCTTCATCCTATGTGATGTTCGCTGTGCTGAGGTTCTTCACGGGATTCAGCATCACTGGCATCATCCTTGTCTCAACAGCCATCA gCGTGGAGTGGGTGGATGTTGAGCACAGAAAACTGGTGGGAGTGGTGGACAGCTTATCTTGGACCTTTGGAAACATATTGTTTGCAGCTATCGGCTACTTTGTGACTGACTGGCGTTGGCTTGTTGTTAGCGTCACATCTCCTCTAATCGCGGCCATTGTCAGCTGGAG GTGGATGCCAGAGTCGGCCAGGTGGCTCATTGCTAATGGAAAGCTGGAGCAAGCGCAGGTCTATCTGAAAAGATGTGCCACAGTGAACCAAAGGGAGAAGCTGATTCACTCACTTAAAACAGAG acACTTTCAACGAttgtggtgacagagaaaagaaatcgaACATATTCCTACATTGATCTGATACGAACACCCAAGATGAGGAAACTGGTCCTCAGTACTGGCATAGTGTG GTTTTGTGTAGCAACTACACTTTACGGTATCAGCTTCAACATCACAGGCTTCAAGCTCAATATCTACCTGACTCAGTTCACCTATGCTGTTATTGAGATCCCAGCCAAACTATGCGTCTACTATTTACTGGATAAGATAGGCAGGAGATGCACAGAGGTGGGATCTCTACTGATGGTCGCTGCCTGTCTAGGAATCAACATCATGGTACCTAAAG ATATGTCCGTCTTCAGAACAGTGGTGGCAGTCGTTGGAAAAGGGTTTTCTTCAGCATCCTTTTCAACAATTGTGCTCTACAGCTCTGAGCTCTATCCCACTGTTTTGAG AATGGGATGGGCTACAACTCCTTCATGGCTCGACTTGGTGTAG